The Triticum aestivum cultivar Chinese Spring chromosome 5A, IWGSC CS RefSeq v2.1, whole genome shotgun sequence genomic sequence ttacggtgtttgatcccagtgacagaaagggaaatgagacgtatgtatcgttgctactaaggataagatgatggggtctatatctacatagatagatcttgtctacgtcatgtcatcattcttattgcattactctatttctccttgaacttaatacactagatgcatgctggatagtggtcgatgtgtggagtaatagtagtagatgcacgcaggagtcgatctactaatcttggacgtgatgcctatataatgatcattgcctggatatcgtcataattatttgaagttctatcaatttcccaacagtaatttgtttacccaccgtttgctatttatcttgagagaagccactagtgaaacctatggcccccgggtattctttttcatatatttgcctttgcgatctacttttctcttgcatttattttcagatctattaaaccaaaaatacaaaaataccttgctgcaatttttccttatttatttatttagcgttcaatctatcaatttactacaaatttatctcacgtccgtttgccacttgaggtgtcgtaccccaaaagggattgacaacccctttaacatgtcggcgcgaggatttgttatctgtgtgcaggtgttgtttacattgtgttggttggttctcctactggttcgataaccttggtttcatatatgagggaaatacctaccgccgccgtgctgcatcatcccttcctctttgaggaaataccaacatagcttcaagcgacatcaaaaggaattttcggcgccgttgtcagggaggatcttcaacatataccaggttcctaatcacaaatcttacctcgtcacaatttacattatttgccatttgcctctcgttttcctctcccccacttcacaaaaatttgccgttttatttgcctctctttttcgttcgccattttcttgccaTGTCTGATCTTAGAAGGGCTAAGGGTTTTCTCTCGAGTCTTAATACTTTGGAtagcccctctgtcctctctaagctcataaacaatgatgctatggaAGGATCTACGAGGGTGGTTAAGGAAAATCTTAACCAATgtgatgaagatgattccggaatttttcgttatttacttgatgaatctttgaaagatgcttgggataggttgttGAGAATTCGAGCTAGCTATGCGCCCCAATACCAGATAGAGATATACTTGAAAAGTTTTTATGTTGGTTTACCTTCTTtcttcaagcaagttttagattctatatttgaaaacggttttcttgaaggggatgtcgtTGATACTTATGAGAAGATGAAAGCTATATTTGGGCACCATGAAGGATAAAATGTTGAATCTACCACTcttatgtgcttttatcaaaatgaaaaaattaaagagatgaaggctagtttagataaGAATTTTGGCgacatgcttaatctttcttctgctatcaatggccacgtgctttcacaaaatagaaaaTTAAATGCCATTGATAGAAAATTTTCCCTTTTCTTTCCAAAGTACAAGGAtgaaaaaacttagatccttgctttatgcctagctaagggcataaaactatagcgcttgttgggaggcaactcaatgaataaattttatttttgctttttgcttcttgtttttgtgtgttagcacaattatgctactattatgattgtgttttttatgtcttaatcagtgtttgtgccaagtaaagcctttaggatcttcttgggtgatagttgtttgatcttgctgaaaaaactgaaacttttacgctcatgaaattaattttcattttttaccatagagcgataaaatacccattccacttgaagtagataaatatacaaatttctcaggtcgtcctaatttttcagaatttttggagttacggaagtattcaaaatagtcagattgttacacactgttctattttgacagattctgttttctttgtgttgtgtgcttattttgatggatctatggttttctttgatgagtttttgccatagaaaagttggaatacagtagatataatacaaaaacaaaatatgaattggttttgtacaatacttatagtagtgatttattattcttatactaatggatctcacgaaggttttgttgagttttgtgtgattgaagttttcaagttttgggttatcttacgatggatgaaggaaggatggaagagcctaagcttggggatgccccggcatccctaGCTATTATctaaaaatgagcaaccaactaagcttggggatgcccctgagtggcatccccactttcttccaatgactatcggtattttacttgaaactatttttattcatcacatgatatgtgtttttcttggagcgtattgtatgatatgagtcttttcttgttttattttgtgttttaagtcatcaatccttgctggacaaacttatttgagagagccaaaattatgtcatgacttgttacaattgctctctttgcttcacttaaatttttatgagctatggacttgctctctagtgcttcacttatatcttttttgagcatggtgtgatttagtatttttgaagaaatgctctcttgcttcacttagatttatttgagagttagtaaattttcaagaaattctctcttgcttcacttaaattaatttgagataaAGAAGAAAAGTTACGCTCATGATCTTtacttatatttgttggagcttgtcaaaagcaatacatgaaaattagtcccaaagtgatagatatccaagaaggagataacaaaaactttcatgaagatcattggacaaaataaacttgattctgagtaacagttttgagatatgatgatgtgatatgtgagttatgttagTGAGTAATTATGTTCTAGTaagaatgttggtgttaaggtttgtgattccctatgcaagtacgaaagtcaatagtcatgtaatgaaattatatcctacttgtggtgtattatctgtgttatttatgcttaatgcttgcttatgagattatctatttcttagttggttgcttcccattcttttgctagccttcattttgcactaagtatgatcactacttgtgcatccaaaactttaacccagttttgccacatgagtccactatatctacctatatgcggtattcttttgccgttctaagcaaaattgcatgtgccatctctaattttcaaaaataaacttctcttttgtgtgtatgtttcgctcacggagcggtgagggtggctaatattttccatgctagatgtgttattgtcaagatgagtgtttattcacttgtcattgcatgagagtaaggcaaaggtattagggatgcccagtcccgaaatgcaaaaaaaaaaagaatttactttacgttgtcaaataataaatttcttggaaagtgttggtatggagggcaactgtggatacggctagccatggaaagtgaaagtatggtggaaaaaggaataaactttattttctatttgggaaccgcctatgatatatctatgcatggaaagtattgggaactctaagtcatttttcgttggtgggatggaaacacctcccaaaatgtttttatctctaagtttttcgctttgagctatggcacctctacaaatccctacttccctctgcgaagggcctttcttttactttatgcaatttttagtttgagtctccatcttctcttataaaagcaccaactaggagtcaATATggtcgtacttaagtattgggtgtaactaatattcgagtgtgtttcatgaatggatcaatgtttgggcatgatgggctagggataacatattttagcgttgatattttgaaagacatggttgcttgttgatatgcttgagtatctaaattatcatgtcaaaactagactattgctttgaacaactaaaagtcaaattgtccatgctataaagaaaagaatatgatatgacatgataggcaacattccgcaccaaaaattctgtttttatcatttacctactcgaggacgagtagcaattaagcttggggatgctgatacgtctccaacgtatttataatttttgattgttccatgctgttatattatcaaccttggatgttttataatcattttatagtcattttatatcaatttttggtactaacctattgacatagtgccaagtgtcagttcctgttttttccgtgtttttacatcgcagaaaatcaatatcagatggagtccaaatgccatgaaactttacggagaatttttatgggccaaaaggaacgcaacgggccctggctgcgcctggggggtgccccgaggggggcacaacccaccagggcgcgccaggaggcccaggcgcgccctggtgggttgtgcccacctcgggtgccccccggaccgcctctttgctctgtaaTACCCCCAacaatcccagaaccctaggggagtcgatgaaatattcatccagccgatgcagagtccagaaccaccagatccaatctagacaccatctcggatggggttcaccacctccattggtgcctctccgatgatgcatgagtagttccctgtagaccttcgggtccatagttagtagctagatggcttcatctctctctctctctctattctcaatacaatggtctcttggagatccatatgatgtaactcttttgcggtgtgtttgttggcatccgatgaactttgagtttatgatcagatctatctttttatatccatgaaagttatttgagtttctctgatctcttatatgcatgattgcttatagcctcgtatttcttctctgatatttgggttttgtttggccaacttgatctatttatcttgcaatgggaagagatgctttgtactgggttcgatcttacggtgcttgatcccagtgacagaaaaagAAACGGCACATATGTATTATTTCTATTAAGGATAagatgatggggtctatctctacatagatagatcttgtctacatcatgtcatcgttcttattgcattactccgtctctccatgaacttaatacactagatgcatgctggatagtggtcgatgtgtggaataatagtagtagatgcgggcaggaatcgatctactaatcttggacgtgatgcctatataatgatcattgcctagatatcgtcataattatttgaagttctatcaatttcccaacaataatttgtttacctatcatttgctatttttctcgagagaagccactagtgaaacctacggcccccgggtcttctttgtcatatatttgcctttgcaatctacttttctattgcatttattttcagatctattaaaccaaaaatacaaaaatgcaTTGCTGCAAattttccttatttattttattcagcgtttgatctatcaatttactataAATTTATCTCACGTCAGTTTGCCACTTGAGACGccataccccgaaagggattgacaaccctttaacatgtcgggttgcgaggatttgttatctatgtgcaggtgttgtttacgttgtgttgcttggttgtcGTAGTGGTTTGATaaacttggtttcatatctgagggaaatacctaccgccgctgtgctgcatcatccagaTCTGAAAAACTTCACTATGTTTTGGTCTCCTATGCTTGCTTAGCGTGCATATTAAATCAAGAATTTGTAATCTACTCTAAAACCATCCCTGGTTGGTGGTGCTGTACTGCTAAGTCATTTATTTTAGTGACTTTAGGGTATCTCCAATGGCAACCCGCAAAAAACCTCTTGCATCAGTCCGTGGACAGGGGGACTAATCCGTAGACATGGACATGGGAGGCAACCATCCAACGCTAGTCGCATGCGTTTTGACAACAACtcaaaccaaccggacgaaattcatgcaaacacggccggATTTCATGCAAACTCGACTGGATTTTATACACACATGACGAATTTCGTACAAACCGGACGCAAACGGTTACATTTTGGAAATATTTTAGCTAAAAAGTTAAAACTATGTACACGTATGATCACACGGAGCTCCACTCCCACGACACGAATACACTATGCTAGTCTATGACTAGTCTTGGCGAATCCCTTCGTCACCGAACTGCTGGGAGTCCCGGAGGCATATTGTTCCCTCGTATCTTCCCTATGTCCGGCTGCGCCGCTCATCGGAGTGTGGCGAAGAGGATGCATCAGCTGGAGTGGAAGGGTGCTTCCGTGGACGCCTAGGCCAGGGTCATCTAAGAAAAAGAAGAAACCAGTCACGTCATCGGCTGTACAAGCCGGCGACGCACCTACGGTAGCTTtcctgggacccaagcggcggcggcctcccgtgttctactttcccTCGAAGTTGTCAGCGGACGTGGACGTGGACGCGGATACGCTGGCCACCGACTCACCGGTCTCCTTCGCGATAGGAACAGTTCGTGAAAATTTTTGTGATAAAATGACATCTCGGGATGTCTGGGAAAAACATTAGCACTCCAAAATGCTTTACAAAATAGTCCTTTTGGAGCATCAATTTCGTTATTTTTGCTTGGACCTCCACAAATGTTATTTTATCGTGAAATTTCGTATGTGAGAAGACAATTCAACGATGTTTGTTGCAACAAAAAggtttcttttttaatttttgtaACTATATTGTTTGATTTTATTGTTCATAAGGGTGCATTTGAGTGCGAGTGTGAAAACTTTATATCCACAAAAATAAACTGAGAAAAGATCCCAAAGCATGCCCCCAGAAAGTGCACAAAGCCCAAAAAACTGAAACGTAAAGAAGCAGCTCGCACTTTCACAACCATGTTGGCCATGTCAGGCCCCATAGGTTTTGGGGGCAACTAACGAAGGAGCCCTTGTTTGGGAGCCTTCCCAAGGGTCGCTTGAGGTCGGCTGACCACCGCCATGTGTCGTCCTCTCTGCGCTTCCTCcagaatttttatttatttttctgcatgTGTTTTCGGCTTTTAGATGTTTTTTTTGGCTTTTCAGTTTTCCATCGGCCATTTTAGCTTTTGGACAATGTTTATTTAAAAAGTAACGTGTTTTGGGATTTGCTtcctgagaggcacggccgtgcctcaaaaacgaaaaaaacgtgttttctttatTTTCCTTCCGTGAGGGGCATGGGTTTTGTCCGAATATTTTCGTGAAAAATAAGTTCATAAAAACTTATCAACAtcggatctagtttcgaagatctcgacgcaaggaatccaacggtgaaaatagTTCGAGATTTGGActcacggtttaagagataaaatgttttgaataaatggatctacgaaAAAGAGAAAACTCAcaacttgtcgcaacctggggaggTAGGGGGGACCTTTAAAAATTGGTTTTTGACAACTAACAGTTTAGTTTTCTCCGTTTGTGCAAATTTTCATGATAAAATAACATCTGGGGATGTTTGAAAAAAAGCAGCACTTCAAAATGCTTTACAAAATAGTCCTTTTGGAGCATCAATTTCGTTATTTTTGCCCGGACCTTCACAAATGTTATTTTATCGTGAAATATCGTATGTGAGAAGACAATTCAACGAAGTTTGTTGCAACAAAAGTTTTTTTCTGAAGTTTTGTACTTTATTCTTTGATTTTACTGTTCAGGGTGCATTTGAGTGCGAGTGTGGAAACTTCATATCCACAAAAATAAATTGAGAAAAGATCCCAAAGCACAGAGCCCAGAAAGTGCAGAAAGCCCAGAAAACAGAAACATAAAGAAGCCCCTCGCACTTTCACAGCCCATGTTGACCACATCACACCCCATAGGTTTCGTGAGCAACTAACAAAGGAGCGCTCGTTTGGAAGCCTCCCCAAGGGTCACTTGAGGTGGGCTGACCACCGCCATGTGTCGCGCTCTAGGTACTCCCTTTGAAATTTTTACTTTTTTCCACAAGCATTTTCGGCTTTTTTTTGGCTTTTCGGTGTTTCATCGATCCTTTTTAGCTAttgaacaatttttttgaaaaaaataatgtgtttttttccttccgcgagaggcacggttttgcttacGCCAGAGGTAGGAAACGGAAATAACACGTTTTTTTTCCTTTCCTGAGAGGCATGGCTTTACTTCCGCGAGATACAAAGATTTACTTCCGCGAGAGACACAGATTTGCTTCTGccagaggcatggccgtgcctttcAAAAACGAAATAGCGCGTTTCCTTTATTTTCCGTCCGGATTTTTTTCGTGAAAATAAGTTCGTCAAAAgttatcaacatgggatctagttttgaatatTCAACGCAAGAAATTCAAGGGTGAAAATGggtctacgaaaaaaggaaaacgttttgaataaatgggtctacgaaaaaaggaaaattTGCCACTTGTCGCAGCCCGGGAAGGTGGGAGTGACGTTTACAAAGAgtgctccttaattagtgattttgatAGGTTTCACTCTAAACTAAAGTTAGTCGATTGAAACTTAGAACCAGGTCTATGAACTACCTAGCGACAATTTCAAGCATTGTAGCGAGCAGaaggtgcactatcattatcgCCCCTTCCTCATCAAAGCCGAATGAACCTTGTTGTAGTAAATTGCCATGCCAAGGCCCCATAGAACTAGCGCACGTAAGCAACAACCATTGAATAAAACGGTAAATCGAATGTACCAAACTTGTAACCGCTCGAAAGAAGACTCTCACTTGATCATCTATGTACATCTCAGTTTCTTGATCATCAATTTTAAACCTTCCCTCGTAAACACTGATCATTAGTACCTAAAAAACTGATCATTAACTGTTCATTAAACTACGTTTTTGTATATTTACAAAAAGGGTGTGTCCTAGTTACTGCATATCAAGCACAAAGTGAAAAAAAAGGAGAAATATCCACacgaatcttgatgtaagatcaatgacataggacttagatgtgcaatacttatgatacatctagatgtgcaatacttatgatacatctagatgtgctttagcaaaactgttgtTTAAAACCAAAATAGGGATGCAAACCTGATGATTCATTCGTATGCctcatcttttttttttgaggggtatgCCTTATCTTCTTGAGAAGATCTCTTTAATTTCTCCTCCTAAGTAGAGTACCACATATAGTAAAAAAACCTAATTAAGGGACGAATACACGTTTGTTGCTAATTAATTTCTCAACAGGTATACTACTAATAATCGACTAATTAAGGTAGGTATCTAAATCTAGTTGGTGTGGGTTGGCATGTAGTATCTGTTTGTGAACCAGGCCTTGTCGGCGACGACCTTGACGCCGTCCTGGTTGCGGTGCCACTCGTAGTAGGCGTGGGTCCTGTTCTTGATGTCCAGCGTGGCGTGCCCGTAGCTGGCCTCCCTGAATGCGGAGTAGTCCGGCTGCGGCGACCGGAAGCTGTTGGCGAGCCCCTCGGTGTTCCCGCCGTCGCCGATGTTGATGTAGACGGGAGCGGAGGCGTTGAACTGCGGCGTGGCCTTGCCGTTGGCGATGTCGTAGGCGACGTTGGAGACGCGGTGGGTGCGCTCGTACGAGTGGACGTGGCCGGCGAGGACGAGGTCGACCTTGGCGTCGACGAGCCAGCGCTCGAACTGGACGCGCATCGTCTCGCCCTCCATGTAGTGGTAGTCGTTGGTGTTGTACCAGGGCGAGTGCACGCAGACGATGAGCCAGGGGGTCGTCCTCCGGTCCACGCGCCGGAGCTCGTCCTGCAGCCACGTCCACTGCGGCGTGTACTTGCCGTAGGCGGAGTAGGAGGAGAGCATGATGACGTGGGCGGACGCCATCTTCACCGAGTACCAGAGGTGCTCGGTGCTGTTGGATGCGCGGAAAGGGGTGGGGTACCGGTGCGTGAACGGCTTGAACGGCGCCGTCTCGCCGATCTCCGGCGCGTAGTCGATCTCGTGGTTGCCGGCGGTCCAGATCCAGGGCTGGTACGCGACGCTGCGCTCCACGAAGCGCGCCCACGTGTCCCAGCGGCGGTTGTCGTGGCCCGGGTGGTTGTCGGCGTAGGACAGGTCGCCGATGAAGAGCACGGCGTCGCCGCCGTTGGCCTCGTAGTGGGCCACCGTGTCGTTGGAGTGGAACGTCTGGCCGAGATCACCTGCATGCATTGGACAGACGTACGACTCGCAAACATTAATCAATCTACTGGTTGCACTGCACCAAGAAAGAACCCTAATACCCTATGATGATACGTACCGATGAGACCGAACTTGATGGGCGCGTCGGGGCCGGGCTTGGGCGGGGTTTTGAAGGAGAAGGACCTCACGGTGTAGCCGAAGCCGACGGCGTAGTGGTAGACGGTGGCGTGGTCGAGGCCGGTGAGCGTGGCGTGGTGGATGTAGGGGGACTGGTAGGTGCCGCCCCAGGTGTAGCGCTGGACGGTGCCCTCGGCCGTGAGGTTGAGGTTGTCGGCGGCGAGGCCGTAGCGGACGACGTTACTGCCCGGGTGCTCCGGGGTAACCCAGGATATCGTCATGGCGTGGCCGGTCAGATCGCCCTGGGTGATGTGGACCTGCTCCGGCGCATTGTCGCCAGGCGGCGGCCGGAACACGTCGGCGTCGAGCGGCATGTCGGGGAGCATCTGCAGGCTCCGCCGGTACGGGCTCGTCACACCGGCGGCCGCGGAGGCGGCGTGCGCCGCCAGGAGGAAGAGCACCGCGAGCACACGCTCCATCTTGGGTTCGTTCTACTAATCGGCCGCTGAGATCGATCGAACGCCAAATATATATAGGCGTGCTGATTCGCAACTGTAGAATATGCTCTCCCCCAAGCGGGGAATATGTGTTGTTAGTTGAGATTTACTGTAGAATCCAGTTTGTTTGTTTCAGCTTGTCAACCGCATATAAAAAAATAGCTTAcaagaactgcatataaaaaatcGTATCTGCTCGCCCCGTTAGAAATACTGCTGTGTTTGAAAGAAAAATTGTTACGTTTTAATAaacatcttttttttttgaaacgtaGGCATAAGCTTCGTCTCATCTATTGATTAATTAAGGAGGGAAAGGAGTTTTTGTTACAATGACACCTTACAACCATGAATAGTTACTCTCCTAAAGTTACATTCCCTAGTTTCGTAGCACCCGCTTTGGCCAAATTAAAGCATGGCCTCCTCTTTAATCAAGTGAAGAAGGATTGGAGATGAAGCACTCTTGTGGCGGAAGACGTGGACATTTCTCGTTCCAAATCATCCAACTCACAAGCATGACGAAAGAAGCTATGGCTTTTAGATAAGGGATGTTCGTGCCTGAAGAATTGACCCACCAATCTTTAACGGAATTTCCGAGGTGCCGATTACAAACCACGCCATTATGCATAACGCCTAATGCTTGTTAGCTTAACTAATTAGTGCCTTTGTAGGTTGGAATTAGTGCTAGGGGTCGTTGATAGGTCAtgagtaagagcatctctagctgaAGTCCAAATTTTAGTCCCGCAAAAAGAAAACGCGCCATCAAATTTGAGTTAAAAAGGGTTCCTATTCAAACTCGTAAAACTGAACTCCCTAAAATATATTTCTTTGTCAGTGCTTCTAACTTTTGTTTTACAAACTTTATTTCTGAATGATCAAAGAGGCTGataatgtcgcctagagggggagggggtagaATAGGCGGCTACTATTTAATGCATTTCTTAGTTGCTTCTAGAGATAAGTGTGGAATTATAAGTTCTATAAAGATGGAACTAAGTGATACAACCCTATATGATGCGTATCAACATGCTAGCTAGCTACCCAAGGAAAGACACAAGAAAGTAGAAACAACAAGTAAAGAGACAACTAAAAGCGATGGAGACGATGATGTAATCTGGAGTTCACACACTTGGGGGTGTGTTAATCTTTATTGTAGAGGATGAGGAGCAATAAATGCTCCCACTATAATGAATGTTTCACCTTCTTCTCCAAGAACCACAAGCAATGAATGCTTTGGCTCTCTTCCACTAAGGGTATCTCTTGGGGCaagctccaaaccctcacaaacgaGCCTGGGGCACAACCACACAACTTGTACGCTCCCAGGTAACACCAACCATCTAGGGTTCCCCACAAAACCAAGAGTGACAAGATTTGCCAGGAGCTCATGAGGAATCAATGAACTTGAGTTTTTCTTGGACAGATTGGTAGACCCGTGTGTCCTCCGTGACTCTCTAAAGTATGGTGTGGATTAATTAGCTAGAGAGGGAGGAATCGAAGGTTGAAGATTGAATCAATGGAGGAAAGAGGAATGGTGTCGTCTCCTTCCTCATGGGGAAGAAAAAGACTTAAataggtttcccaattttttgccCATCATTGTGTGTTCTAGCGAAGTCAGACTATCTGGGCAAATCGATTATCTGACTTTACATAGGCTTATGTTACCAAGTCACATAATGGCCATATGATAGTTGGATAGTCCAACTAGTCAGGTAATCTAGGCAATACCCAATGATTATCTGACTTTACGGAGGTTTCTATCATCAAGTCAGATAATGACCATATATTAGTCAGATAGTCCAACTAATCAGATTGTGTTTCTTTAAGGCAAATAATCTTACTTGCTCGAGAGGAAATTAACAAATGAACAGTGGCTGTTCTCTCATGGGATGTGGGTGGTATTTTTGGCTTATCGTTTTCATTAGTTCCACACTTGATCCATGGTGTAACCCCTCTTAATGGTACGGCGTGCCTATGACCAGAAAAATGAGAAACCATTGGTAGAAAATTGATGTGTCGTCTTCTTTTAATATTTTAGCTTAGGGGGTTGCCGACCAACTTTATGTTCCACTTCCAATGATGTATATACTAAAAGCATAGTCAAAAAATAGTTAGTCGTCTAATCACTATTGACATTAACACCAAAACTCTCATTTGGGGCGGATGTCCTTTCAATCACCCCCATTTGGGTGGTTAATGAAAATATGAGTTGGCACGTATAATAAAAGATATCAGGATAAGCTGAAACATTGATTTTATAAGTTTAGGTTGGGATCCACCAACATAtgtgtgttggggaacacagtatttcaaaaaaattcctacgatcacgcaagatcatgaagaaaatatgccctagaggcaataataaagttattatttatttccttatatcatgataaatgtttattattcatgctagaattgtattaaccggaaacataatacatgtatgaatacatagacaaacagtatgtcactagtatgcatctacttgactagctcgttgatcaaagatggttaagtttcctagccattgacatgggttgttatttgattaacgggatcacatcattaggagaatgatgtgattgacttgacccattccgttagcttagcacccgatcgtttagtatgttgctattgctttcttaatgacttatacatgttcctatgactatgagattatgcaactcccgtttaccggaggaacactttgtatgctaccaaacgtcacaatgtaactggatgattataaaggtgctctacaggtgtctccgaaggtacttgttgggttggcgtattttgagattaggatttgtcactccgattgtcggagaggtatctctaggccctctcgata encodes the following:
- the LOC123108339 gene encoding purple acid phosphatase 2-like; this encodes MERVLAVLFLLAAHAASAAAGVTSPYRRSLQMLPDMPLDADVFRPPPGDNAPEQVHITQGDLTGHAMTISWVTPEHPGSNVVRYGLAADNLNLTAEGTVQRYTWGGTYQSPYIHHATLTGLDHATVYHYAVGFGYTVRSFSFKTPPKPGPDAPIKFGLIGDLGQTFHSNDTVAHYEANGGDAVLFIGDLSYADNHPGHDNRRWDTWARFVERSVAYQPWIWTAGNHEIDYAPEIGETAPFKPFTHRYPTPFRASNSTEHLWYSVKMASAHVIMLSSYSAYGKYTPQWTWLQDELRRVDRRTTPWLIVCVHSPWYNTNDYHYMEGETMRVQFERWLVDAKVDLVLAGHVHSYERTHRVSNVAYDIANGKATPQFNASAPVYINIGDGGNTEGLANSFRSPQPDYSAFREASYGHATLDIKNRTHAYYEWHRNQDGVKVVADKAWFTNRYYMPTHTN